One window from the genome of Alosa alosa isolate M-15738 ecotype Scorff River chromosome 15, AALO_Geno_1.1, whole genome shotgun sequence encodes:
- the ap2m1b gene encoding AP-2 complex subunit mu-B isoform X1, which yields MIGGLFIYNHKGEVLISRVYRDDIGRNAVDAFRVNVIHARQQVRSPVNNIARTSFFHVKRSNIWLAAVTKQNVNAAMVFEFLYKMCDVMTAYFGKISEENIKNNFVLIYELLDEILDFGYPQNSETGALKTFITQQGIKSAHHTKEEQSQITSQVTGQIGWRREGIKYRRNELFLDVLESVNLLMSPQGQVLSAHVSGRVVMKSYLSGMPECKFGMNDKIVIDKQGKGGGTDEAGKSDLGGSTGKQSIAIDDCTFHQCVRLSKFDSERSISFIPPDGEYELMRYRTTKDIILPFRVIPLVREVGRTKLEVKVVIKSNFKPSLLAQKIEVRIPTPLNTSGVQVICMKGKAKYKASENAIVWKIKRMAGMKESQISAEIELLPTNDKKKWARPPISMNFEVPFAPSGLKVRYLKVFEPKLNYSDHDVIKWVRYIGRSGIYETRC from the exons ATGATTGGAGGACTGTTCATCTACAACCACAAGGGGGAGGTGTTGATCTCCCGTGTCTACCGAGATGACATAGG GCGTAATGCAGTGGACGCGTTCCGCGTAAACGTGATCCACGCCCGGCAGCAGGTGCGCTCCCCCGTCAACAACATCGCCCGCACTAGCTTCTTCCATGTCAAGCGCTCCAACATCTGGCTGGCGGCCGTCACCAAGCAGAACGTCAACGCCGCCATGGTGTTCGAGTTCCTCTACAAGATGTGCGACGTCATGACTGCCTACTTCGGCAAGATCAGCGAGGAGAACATCAAGAACAACTTTGTGTTGATCTACGAGCTGCTGGACG aGATCCTGGACTTTGGGTACCCCCAGAACTCTGAGACGGGAGCCCTGAAGACCTTCATCACCCAGCAGGGCATCAAGAGCGCG CATCAT ACGAAGGAGGAGCAGTCCCAGATTACCAGCCAGGTGACTGGACAGATCGGCTGGCGGCGGGAGGGTATCAAGTACCGGCGCAATGAGCTCTTCCTGGACGTTCTGGAGAGTGTCAACCTGCTCATGTCGCCTCAAG GTCAGGTCCTGAGTGCTCACGTGTCCGGCCGTGTGGTCATGAAAAGCTACCTTAGCGGCATGCCCGAGTGCAAGTTCGGCATGAACGACAAGATCGTCATCGACAAGCAAGGCAAAGGTGGTGGCACCGACGAAGCCGGCAAGAG TGATCTGGGGGGCAG CACTGGGAAGCAGTCCATAGCAATCGATGACTGCACATTCCATCAGTGTGTGCGTCTCAGCAAGTTTGACTCGGAGCGCAGCATCAGCTTCATCCCCCCGGATGGAGAGTATGAACTCAtgag ATACCGCACCACTAAAGACATCATCCTGCCTTTCCGGGTGATTCCGCTGGTGAGGGAGGTGGGTCGCACCAAACTGGAAGTGAAAGTGGTGATCAAGTCCAACTTCAAACCCTCACTGTTGGCGCAGAAGATTGAG GTGCGCATCCCCACTCCTCTCAACACTAGCGGGGTGCAGGTCATCTGCATGAAGGGCAAGGCCAAATACAAGGCCAGCGAGAACGCCATTGTGTGGAA GATCAAGCGCATGGCTGGCATGAAAGAGTCTCAGATCAGTGCTGAGATTGAGCTGTTGCCCACAAACGACAAGAAGAAGTGGGCCCGCCCTCCCATCTCCATGAACTTTGAG GTGCCCTTCGCTCCTTCAGGGCTCAAGGTGCGCTACCTGAAGGTCTTCGAGCCAAAGCTGAACTACAGCGACCACGATGTCATTAAATGGGTGCGCTACATCGGACGCAGCGGCATCTACGAGACGCGCTGCTAA
- the ap2m1b gene encoding AP-2 complex subunit mu-B isoform X2 yields MIGGLFIYNHKGEVLISRVYRDDIGRNAVDAFRVNVIHARQQVRSPVNNIARTSFFHVKRSNIWLAAVTKQNVNAAMVFEFLYKMCDVMTAYFGKISEENIKNNFVLIYELLDEILDFGYPQNSETGALKTFITQQGIKSAHHTKEEQSQITSQVTGQIGWRREGIKYRRNELFLDVLESVNLLMSPQGQVLSAHVSGRVVMKSYLSGMPECKFGMNDKIVIDKQGKGGGTDEAGKSTGKQSIAIDDCTFHQCVRLSKFDSERSISFIPPDGEYELMRYRTTKDIILPFRVIPLVREVGRTKLEVKVVIKSNFKPSLLAQKIEVRIPTPLNTSGVQVICMKGKAKYKASENAIVWKIKRMAGMKESQISAEIELLPTNDKKKWARPPISMNFEVPFAPSGLKVRYLKVFEPKLNYSDHDVIKWVRYIGRSGIYETRC; encoded by the exons ATGATTGGAGGACTGTTCATCTACAACCACAAGGGGGAGGTGTTGATCTCCCGTGTCTACCGAGATGACATAGG GCGTAATGCAGTGGACGCGTTCCGCGTAAACGTGATCCACGCCCGGCAGCAGGTGCGCTCCCCCGTCAACAACATCGCCCGCACTAGCTTCTTCCATGTCAAGCGCTCCAACATCTGGCTGGCGGCCGTCACCAAGCAGAACGTCAACGCCGCCATGGTGTTCGAGTTCCTCTACAAGATGTGCGACGTCATGACTGCCTACTTCGGCAAGATCAGCGAGGAGAACATCAAGAACAACTTTGTGTTGATCTACGAGCTGCTGGACG aGATCCTGGACTTTGGGTACCCCCAGAACTCTGAGACGGGAGCCCTGAAGACCTTCATCACCCAGCAGGGCATCAAGAGCGCG CATCAT ACGAAGGAGGAGCAGTCCCAGATTACCAGCCAGGTGACTGGACAGATCGGCTGGCGGCGGGAGGGTATCAAGTACCGGCGCAATGAGCTCTTCCTGGACGTTCTGGAGAGTGTCAACCTGCTCATGTCGCCTCAAG GTCAGGTCCTGAGTGCTCACGTGTCCGGCCGTGTGGTCATGAAAAGCTACCTTAGCGGCATGCCCGAGTGCAAGTTCGGCATGAACGACAAGATCGTCATCGACAAGCAAGGCAAAGGTGGTGGCACCGACGAAGCCGGCAAGAG CACTGGGAAGCAGTCCATAGCAATCGATGACTGCACATTCCATCAGTGTGTGCGTCTCAGCAAGTTTGACTCGGAGCGCAGCATCAGCTTCATCCCCCCGGATGGAGAGTATGAACTCAtgag ATACCGCACCACTAAAGACATCATCCTGCCTTTCCGGGTGATTCCGCTGGTGAGGGAGGTGGGTCGCACCAAACTGGAAGTGAAAGTGGTGATCAAGTCCAACTTCAAACCCTCACTGTTGGCGCAGAAGATTGAG GTGCGCATCCCCACTCCTCTCAACACTAGCGGGGTGCAGGTCATCTGCATGAAGGGCAAGGCCAAATACAAGGCCAGCGAGAACGCCATTGTGTGGAA GATCAAGCGCATGGCTGGCATGAAAGAGTCTCAGATCAGTGCTGAGATTGAGCTGTTGCCCACAAACGACAAGAAGAAGTGGGCCCGCCCTCCCATCTCCATGAACTTTGAG GTGCCCTTCGCTCCTTCAGGGCTCAAGGTGCGCTACCTGAAGGTCTTCGAGCCAAAGCTGAACTACAGCGACCACGATGTCATTAAATGGGTGCGCTACATCGGACGCAGCGGCATCTACGAGACGCGCTGCTAA